The following nucleotide sequence is from Leopardus geoffroyi isolate Oge1 chromosome A1, O.geoffroyi_Oge1_pat1.0, whole genome shotgun sequence.
GGATTGGCTGGAAACTTCTGTGAGCTAAGGGCTCCACTTGATAAAAATAGCTGTTATCGCCATCTGGTGGACTGCCTAAAAAGTCTTTATTTGCACTCCTTTATCCTAAAACcatagcatgattttttttttttttaatttaattctgatgCCCTTCACTTTACAAACCAGGAATCAGACTCAGAAAGGCTAGAGCCTACGCCCCACATCCAGCCAGCAATCCCCAGTGTACTGCTTCCTGTAGGTTTGAATTGCACAAGACTGATCCTAGGCTTATCAATCACAAAATGTTCCAAGTTTTTCCTCCAGCAAGCAGTTAGGAGAAGGTTTAAGTTTTAGACAGCTGTCACAATGCAACAAAGTTCCCAGATACTTTAGTACTATATCTCTCAAAGGATGGGGCACtgcattaaaaatgcagaattcttGGCTCTATCTCATGTGCACACCTATAGGTGCACAACTGACAGTTGGACGGTGGATGCTTCACAGCCTGCGGGATCTCTCCAACCTAACCAGGTCCCAAACAGAAACCTCACATGTGTGCATCTGATTAGCAAAACCAAAATCACTTCTGAATCTCTGGCCACAGTTTAACGAGGGAGATGTAGTGTTCACGTTCAATGTCGTTTCTCACTTTCCAGCTTCTGCCACCCCGGAAGGCatcttaggggaaaagaaaagaaaagcaaaagttgGGAGAGATGCTGAGCAAACCAATCAGAATCTTATGTATCTATCCCCCTTgaccatccccccgccccccccccccccgaaacctCCTCTCTTACCTCTATGTTGCAGTCGAATTCCTGGAAAGAGTTGTCTATTCTGTTTCCACTTCCTTACCTCCCACTCATTCCTTACCTCACAACTGCATCCCTCTCATATCGCCTCTCGGCACATGACCTTTCCAATCCCCTTGCTTTGtctccccctcacctcccagccCCCTTCCACTCCTATGTGGTGGTTGCCAAATTCTGCATTTAGCACCTCACTGCCCTCAGTCTGTGTTCTCTGCCTCGGTGGTCCTGTCCACTTGTGTGTATATCTACCACCACGTGCAGATAATCCCCCAAAGGATAACTCCAGCCATACAATCTTTCCCAAAGGACAGACCCAGGTTTCCAGGTGCATCCTGAACGTGGCCAACTGAAGCACAAGCAACTCAAACTCAACATGTCTAATATGAAATCCatcacttaaaaaatgtgttcttccCCCTGCGTCCCAGATGTCTATGTCAACTGTACAACTACCCACTTGCTGAAGCTAGAATCCTGGGATTCGAATggattcttctctttcccttttcggTTCCTACATTCAAATTGTCTCTAAGGCCCATAAATTCAGTGGAGCCCTTTTACCTGAGTTCCTGGGCTTAATAAGCGTTCTCTAAAGAAAGACCGCAGACATGCTCATTCTAGCACTTTATTGGAAATTGGTTGTGTACATCAACGAAATCAGACCAAAGTAAAGGCATTACTTCCACACAATATTCTGATGTCTGTGCTATTACATAATTTAATAAATCCCAAGATATCGTTGATTTTGGTCAAAGAGCTTGAGCAGTCCagaaatctatataaatatagatcATAGCATCTAAAATAACCACCGTTGTTTTAAGTTAGTTCCAAAAGTCCCGGGAACATCTCTTAAAATCTGTAGCTTAGATTGGTTGCAgtgctggtgggagggagggaagggcatgCACTTTATACCACGGAGCTGATGATAgcaggtgctggggtggggggacatttCTCAAGTGTGGGCACACAAGGGGGTGGTGGCTGGAGATCATGAAAGCTGGCCAGGGAACTCGACCACCCTGTGTTTTCCCGCAGTGCTTGACTATCACAGCGCTGAGACTCCAATGCAGAAAGAAGCCTGTCACCCCAGGTCCCTTGGCATTGCCAAGAAATGGCAGAGCCGTCCTCCTGACTGTCGACATTCTGGCACAGACGTCCTGGGAAGTTCAAcccatctcccttcccctgccGTGCTCAGTTCCCTCCAAATTACATAACGTGAGAGAGgggcacagcaaagaaaatgctGTGAACCAAAGTGCCGCTGCTGGCCCCTTGGAATGCGGATAGGGTGCCTTTGCTTGGTTTGACCTGAGGGGCACTGGCAAAGGCTGCTCTGCCCCCAGTGTCTCCCTCACCACCTTGAAGGCCACCATCAGTAATTAGGTTGTTTGGTTCTTCAAAGCTTCTCAGCATTCAGCAGTGACACCTGTACATCCACGGTGGCTTTGCTGCTCACTATTGCAAACAGCTGTAACCTCCACCAAGTCATCGGTTCTTACAACCCCATGAGGTAGGAAGGGCAGGGATCATGACCCCCATTTAAAAGGAACCGGGAACCCACAGAATTAGGTCCCTTGACTGAACTCACACAGCTGGCCAGTGGCAAAATCCAAACAAGAACTCGGATCTCCTCTCACATATCGAGCTCCTGAGTCCACACAGCAAAGCCCGTCCCGTCGCTTTTCTGAGAaggaagaggctgggggaggggacaccaTCCACATCCCTCACTGCCCCTCTTGGGAGGTTCTCACACAGCCCCATTGAGGACAGGATGAGTCCGCATGCGATAGATAATGACCGCAGTGGCCGGGCACAGTAACAAAGAGGTCATGATGACAATGGTGGCCAGGATGATGAGGACAATGACCCAGATATCCAGGATGTGCTTGGGGAGCACAGCCTCCATGGGGACCTGGCTGACGGCATCCATGCTGCTTCACTCTGCAACAGACAGGAAAGAggaaatcactattttgtaccctctccaggagtcagaagcttgggtcacttaccagctgtgtccTCGTTAAGGTAATCTGATCAATAATAATGGCCTCATTTACCAagtgcttcctatgtgccaggcccagCACTGGGCACTTTATGTGTATTAACCCACTGAGTCCTCCCTTCAACCACCAGCTCCATGAGATGGGGACTATTACAGTCATCCTTTATTTCTTGGACTTGATCACCAGTTATTTCTGCTTTACAGATGATGACTCTAAAACCTTTACAGATGTAAATGTGGTTAATTTGCCCAAGGAAGTGAAGCTAGATGGGTGGGACTCCAgagtcatgtttattttattttatttctttggattttcttttttttatataggaaatttattgtcaaattggtttccatacaacacccagtgctcatcccaaaaggtgccctccagAGTCATGTTTAACTAATAAACTGTCACACCGCTGGTCTGTCCCATCTGTTAAAATGCCTTCTCCTGTTCTCCTCTTACCAAAACCTGGTCTTTTCTGTGGAGAACCTACCTATGCAGTGTGGTTTAGTTAGGGTGCTCACGTGAGCACAGGGGCAGATAGGTGATCTAGGTTTGGCCATCACAAATCATAGCCTCAAGTGGACAAGTGGCCCAGCCCAGCTCCCAGGGCTTTCATGTGCAAGCTATTGGGAAAGATGATTCTTTCTGCTGGGGATTGCTAAACCAAAAGGTTGTGAGTCTGGAAAGGATGGGGTGGGCTGTGTCACCCACGTGTAGAGAGCCTGTCTTAGAGATGGAAGGAGAAATGGAACCTTCAGGACCTGAACCCAGCACACTTTGACTCCATGTGCAACCCTGGACACGCCCCCCTCTCCCtgttcccagccccacccctacACAGAAGCGAATAATTCCCTGCTTTAAGCCGGAGTCAGTTTGGCTTCTCTCACAGCTAAAAGAGTTCTGATGGATAAGATGTAAATCAGTTCTTCCCAAACTTTTTCAATTCACAGCACCCTTACGTAATTATTTCACAGCTCTCCAGGCCAAAAGAAATACCTAGCAGTTGCATTTAGTACGTTTAGTAGTCAGGTCCAAACACTTCAGTAAGCACTTATATCCTAACAAATTAGTAGCTGTTTGAAACACATTGTACAcacaaatggaaaggaaaaaatagttttatttcatccTTAGCCAGCTGCTTACTCATGGGAGGTGGGCAATGGTTAGACGCACAACTtttcagactctggagccagagtcGACAATGCCATGACCAGTCCCATTCCACATTCATGTGTGTGCAGTACTTGCTGTATCGTGGCAACAGCCAAAAACTCAGCTTCACGAAATACAACATCGCCAAAAGGAATGCAGTCAGGTTAACGTGAAACTGTAAACTATCTTGAGCTAGTCATTTTCACAGAGTCTGACAGATGTCAAATATCGATATTCCTAtctgaaattaattaaaagatcCCATAgtcgcccccctccccacacacacttttCCAATGAGTTCACCGTGGCTCCCCAGGGCTCACTGTATAACTTGGGAACCACATATATCACACATTCCCTGCCCAGAGGGCACAGGCTGGAACAAACACTCTCCTATGGTTCCTTCTAGATCTGAGATCTATTATTTCTATGATTCTAGGTCCCAGGCAAAATTTCCAATTCCAGTCcaatttcctgctttcttctaaTCAGTAACTTTTCCTTTCCAACGCCTTTGGATTCATGCCCACTGTTGCCCCTCTAGGAAAGGTACTGATTGCCATATCCGAGGCAGAGTCCCCAAGATGTACACACAAGGATGTTCATTTCCGCATTGTTTGTTACAGCAACTAATGCAACAAGTGTCCATAAacagtaaaatagaatatatCCATATACTAGAATACCATGCAGTGGTTTTCATTCATCTAACAAATACGTAGTCCTTGCTACTCACCAAGCATTGTTCCAAGTGTGCtacaaatattaacttatttaatagtTATTATTACAAAGAATGATGATCTATGGTGAGTTCTGAATAGTTtacgtagaaaaaaaaaaagtaaagtacagAATAATGTGTATAGGATTATTCCCCTGGATCAGATTTTGTAGAATTAAGTAGATATATAGGTGGtgatacataaaagcaaaatcatTTATGAGCAGAATCCAAAGAAAGTGCTAATAGTAACTACCAGAGGGGCTGGACTAGGAGTAGGAGAagcttttgcttttcattcttcatgtttTCATGCTGTTTGAATATTGTAAACATGAGCATGTCTTACATTTGATTTTCTGAAGTCCGCTGGATTGAGGGGGAAatggacttttttctttatagttctctgtattaaaatttttcaagtcCAACAAAATTCAAGGATGAGCCTAGATCAGTGGTTACCAAATGCCCTATACCAAGCTAAGTGAGAACCACCATAGGACAGTATAAAAAAACACTATAATTTCTGGGTCCCATTATAGACTTACTGAATTAGACTcgaggggacaggagggggctttttttccccaatatgcACCCAGGTTTGGGAACCCTGAACCCACCGATCTCTAAGGCTGCTATGATGCTCTCCAGCACTGTGATGTGGGAACTGATTCCTAGGTGCTCTGTAGCCAGTCTTACCAGACCTGGGTAAGGTCCAGGATGAAGGAGAAGGCTCTGGCAAGGCTCCCCAGGACACCAGGATTATCAGGCTGGGGCTTGCCAAGGAGGAAGAGGCACAGCCTGGCCCTGCCTCAGCCTTGGAAACGTGGTTACTTTCTCCCAAGTCCAAGGCACAGAAGCATGAATCACAGGAGACGCACACTGTTAAAGAAGGACGGAGGCGGCAGAAATCATTCTTTGTGGTCTCCTGATTACATCAACAGCTAGCTTGCCCTGAGCCAAAGGAACCCCACGAAAGCCCTTTCTGGTAAACCCATTAACATCAAACAGTTTCTGTGACTCCAAATGCCAGGAATAATCTCCCTGGCTGTTTCTCATAAGGAAAACCTGTCGTTTACAGGAATCTAAGCTTCAGGGCTCATTCACAACCACGAATCATGGAAGCTACAGCCAGCAGTATTTCACAGATGGCAAACTGAGGTCCACGGGTCTTTCCCCACCTTCAACCCCACCCTCTTCCAGAATAATCATTCAAAGATATAAATCTGATCAAgacacaacacacaaaaaaacaggaTAGAACAAGTAGATAAACAAAGGAAACGTTTTCTGTAACCTGTACTCAAGACTGTACCCACATTACTCTTCCACACGTGACATGATTTAAAACCCTgatcacaaaaacagacaaaagcagaGCTGCTCCAGAATGCCAAGGAGGGACGAGACAAGGGTTTTGGGGTCCCACCCAGATAGCGAGGCTGGATAAATATCCTTAGAGGCCCTAAGCACTGGAGATTAGGGTGCCCATCCCCTTCACACATACAACTCAAACTAAAAGCAACATTAAACCATAACACATAAAACTAATTTTCCCAGGTACTTTTTTGGTATCCCAAAAAAGTAGCACAGCATGTTCACTTGCTACAGCACAGCTGTTCAGCTTCCCCTTGACCCTTTGGGCTCCACAAAACACAATCTGGAAACCACAGGTTGTGATATTCTCCAAGGGCCTTCCCAGAGCTGCTGTTCCAGGCCTCTAAGTCTGGCCATGAACTTGGCCAGGCATCAGAGGACACAGGGAGCTCTCTTTCCCTGTTTCAACCTTCTCAGTCTTCAAACACATGTCCCCGATGGGCTATTTCTTCCCATAGAACAGGggtttgggttgcttctacctctcCCCACTGCGAAAGAAAAACTTTGTCCCCCAAATAAGAACTACACAAACCATATGTTCAGCATCTTTAATGGCATGCTGGAAGAATTTGCTTGAGAAAAAGCAGGACTCCAAGCTTCTGCTGGCTGACTTCTGTTTGACCTCTATCTGGCATCCGGGTGCATGGCTTCTTGTGAGTGCCTAAAACCCTGTTTCTTGGTATGTCTAATTAATAACCGTAGATCAATCTGCTTATCATTTACTTTGCAGATATATTACTTGCTGTTTCTTATCAATGGATTATATCAGACTATGGCCCAAACCATTCACGTCACCAATTTAACCTTATCACAGATAAAAATGTGATGTTTTTATGGCCACGGGAGGTAAAACAGCAGTCAAGCCTACACTCCTGTCATTTCCAACTGGCATACCTTATCTGCTATCTATCtcattaaaggaataaataaactttgacaTATGTTCAGTATAGTTTGTCTAAGAAACTGCGTTAACACCACCCTGAGCTGACAAGCAAGGAAGTCACTGGTATCACCAGCCACTGATGCCATGTGGGCCCTACCCCACCAGCCCTGTGAGAGGCCAGTTTGCACAGGCAACTGAAAGtcttttgggaaaaagaaaaaaaaaagaatcattgttGCAGCCAATTCCATCACAGGGCAGATTTTCTAGTTCCAACAAAATGTATATGAGTTTCATAGATCAAAATTTCCTGCAAGTCCATAGTTTTAGAACAACTAAATTCAAGGTGACTAATCTACGCCGTATCTATCCTTTCAGTCATGAGACTCACTCCCCAGAAAAcggctctctcctctctgacgAGGCAATGTTGGTTTTGGCTGAGCACCATCGAGACAAGTAACTGTGTCCAGGAtgttcgtttgttcattcattcattcactcactcactcattcattcatcacataCTTGCTATATACAAGATATTCTcttagcggtgcctgggtggctcagttggttaagcatccgactttggctcaggtcatgatctcacggttcgtgggttcaagccccgcattgggctctgtgctgacatctcagagcctagagcctgctttggattctgtgtctccctctctctctgttcctcccccactcatactctgtctctctctcaaaaataaacattaaaaaaaaatttttttttaaagatattctctTAGGAATTACTGTTATTTACTCAGAAGACCAAATTTAattccaagaagcacagagaagttaagtaccTTTCCTCTTATTTCCTCAAATACACGCTCACACAAGCCagcatttgtttaacaaatacgAACTGCTAAGGAGGTACTGTGTTGGGACTTGTCCCACACATTAACTTATTTCACCGTCACAACAATCCTGTGCAGGatgtattattttacagatgaggaaatgaaagccAAGAGAGGTTAACCGGCTAGTGACtcataaagaaaagtaaatggcATTCAAACGCAGGCCTCCTGACCCTGTATTCACTTTCAAAGCCTCCACAGAGACCCAGGAATAAGAACATGGAATATGGCAGATCTACAGCTCTCTCCTAAGTCTACACTCATTACTTTCAGCTAAAGGCATTCTGGACTTAGAGATATGCAAACTATAAAAGATCAGGATTTCCACTTCCAGTAATGGCAAACTAGATCATTTTGACCTCTAACTGAGGACAACTGGAAAAattggacccccccccccccaagaaaatcTGTCTCAAGGCACTAAGAAGTAACAAATAATGGGGAATTAACCAGCCTAAGATTTGGGAACAGATAGAAATCCAGGGAGGCGAGCCTGGCATTTGAAACAGCATTTCCCCTAGTGGAGGATGGAGACTAAGCAGTGTTTCTGACAGACTCAGGGATCCAAGATTGCCCAGATAGGGAGAACAAAGGTTGGACCTCAAAAAGCATTCTTGGTGCTAAGAGTGAACCAGAAGTATGCCAATTCTAGAGACTGCAACCCAGGTTTGAATCATCACAGTCCCTGAAATTGAATTAAGGTTATTTCACATTGCAAGTACCTCCAGGTGCTGGGCAGAAGCAAACCTACATCCTCTCTAGAGGAGATAACATCACAATAggcttcaaaattttttttaattaaatataatgcCTAATGCATAACCAAATGTAAGcaggaatgaaaaaagacaagatGACAAGAACAGAGCAATCAGAAACAACAGACAATAGAAAAAGATCTACAAGGGCTACAGATAGTGGAGTTGTCTGTCAGATACACCTTTAAATAACCTTGCTTACTATGTTCAAGGAGACTGAGAATTTTGACAGAGATctggaaattataagaaaaaacacaacagatttttttttttttttaatttttttttttttcaacgtttatttatttttgggacagagagagacagagcatgaacggggtaggggcagagagagagggagacacagaatcggaaacaggctccaggctctgagccatcagcccagagcccgacgcggggctcgaactcacggaccatgagatcgtgacctggctgaagtcggacgcttaaccgactgcgccacccaggcgccccagaacagatttttttttttttaaagagccgaGCAGAAATActagaagtgaaaaatacaataatagaaataaaaattcaacaaataggCTTAACAGCAGATGAGACACAGGTGAAAAAAATATTAGTGAACTAGAGAatagatcagaaagaaaaaaacccaaaatgcttCTGTAATAACAGAATTTCCCAAAGCTGATGAACGACAGCAATTCACAAACTGTGGAAGCCTTACAAAATCCTAGCAGGATAAATAGAGAAACTCATAGTTAAGCACATTACAGTAAATCTGCTGA
It contains:
- the SMIM3 gene encoding small integral membrane protein 3, with product MDAVSQVPMEAVLPKHILDIWVIVLIILATIVIMTSLLLCPATAVIIYRMRTHPVLNGAV